The DNA sequence aatttattttttttgtcaaccTAATGTTGTCCTTATTAATGACTTTTTATCCATCATTGCAGGTTTTCTGGGGTCTGGACAAGAAACTTGCTCAGAGGAAGCATTTCCCTTCTGTGAACTGGCTTATTTCGTACTCCAAGTATTCAACGGTGTGTTTGTATATTGCTGTTTATGAACCACCCTTGTTGGCCTCACTGATAGTCATGTGTTTGTTTGGTCGACTGTTTGACTTGTTTCTATGTGCTCTTTGTAGGCATTAGAGTCTTTCTATGATAAATTTGATTCCGACTTTATCAACATCAGGACAAAGGCACGTGAGGTGTTGCAAAGAGAAGATGATCTGAATGAAATTGTCCAAgtatgtttttcttttactgTAGGATAAATTTCCATTTTTAGCCATTAAATTTTTCAGTTTGCTCCTCTTAACTGCACGACAACATATTTTGTGCCTTTTGGTGATAAGTGAGATTTGGGCTTCTTCCTATCAGACTGATATTTAGCCTGAAGGATGCCCACAGTTCTTCTCTTTGTGTGATTTATAAAGGAGGAGAAGTTAAAAGTTAAATATGGTTTCGTTTATCTGCCCATGACTAAAAGGCTGTGCATATTTGCAATCTTGCAGCTTGTAGGAAAGGATGCTTTAGCTGAAGGAGACAAGATCACCTTAGAAACTGCAAAGCTGTTGAGGGAGGATTATCTCGCACAGAATGCATTTACTCCGTAAGTTCCTAATCTAATATTTTCTTTGATCCATGTGTACTTTTCATTTTGGTTGGGACTGGTAGTCTTTAATGATCATTTTCCTGTTGCATGGGTGGACAGATATGATAAATTCTGCCCCTTCTACAAGTCTGTTTGGATGATGCGGAATATCATCCATTTCTTTAATTTGGCAAATCAGGTGAACTATTCTGTTAAATTCCTTTCTTATATGACCACCATTATGTTCGAAGAATTCGTGTCTTTGTAGGTTGAGACATTTTAATGCAAGTAAAACAGTTATTATTGTCTTTCCGGGTCTTCTTTCTGGGAACCAATCCCAGAATGTGCAACTTTATTagatgtttaattagataagtGGAGCTTATTGGTATTGATCTGGTGTGGTTCAATGTCTACAGGCAGTAGAGAGAGCAGCTGGTATGGATGGTCAAAAGATTAATTACAGTCTAATCAAGCACCGTATGGGAGATCTCTTTTACCGCCTAGTGTAAGTGACATCATAATGCtgaatattttaatattttgtgTTAAGCATGTCTTTAATCCCTTACTGGTGATATGCAGGTCTCAAAAATTTGAGGATCCTGCTGAAGGTGAACAAGCGCTTGTGGCAAAATTTAAAAAGCTTCATGAAGACTTAACGAACGGTTTCCGTGCTCTTGAGGATGAAACTCGATGATTGGACTGTGAGACTTTTTATTAGATGGTTCAAGTTGCTGTTATAAATTGCTTGGTGATGACAATTGGAGTTACTGTGGTTTTTGTTGTGCATGAAGAAAGGCAGTGTTAGGTTTTTGTGACGCCATTTTTGCTTTGCTTATGTGGCGGTTGTTCTAGTTTGGATGTGTAGTTATAATCTTCATTATTGTATTCCTGTCTTTCCCTTCGAGCTTTACCCAGAATAAGAGACTAGATTCCATTTCTTATGTATTTAAGCAATAAGGCATTCgagatttttcatttttgatggTTCCAATTTGCCTCTATATCTTCATCTTTGACAGAACAATTAACAGAGTCAAACAAAGGGAAAAACCGAAAAATAAGGAATTTCACAGAACTTACTTGATGTTTCCAACAAATGTAGCCAACTTTCAAAACAGAATTACTGTAGGAACGAAGTGGGTGTTTAGGAAATCAGTTAATTTTTGGGTATCAGTTTGTCGGATGAGCCGtatgtgaaattagaagttgTAAAGAAAATGCCCTAGTTGTAAGGTTGCTTTGCAGTTGCGCTATTTGAGAATAGTTGTACGAGATGAAGCAATTGGTTTGGTTCGAATATGTGTAAATTTTATGTCTTGGATTTGATGTGCAAATTTTAGAAGTTAAAACCCGAAAGAGAATTCACCATACATCTTTGTTGTCCATGGTAATTAGTGTATGCCATGAAGGGACTACCAGGAAACCAGTCCTACTATATCTACAACAAGATGACAATATGAAAGAGGCTTCAAAACTGACGGAAGTTCtctaaattaatacataaacaAGTACTACAACAAGGTTGCGAATACAGGTCCTTGGCAATGTACATATAGTCAAGCAAAAActacaaaatacaaaataaaacacaaaTTGATGTCCACATGAACAAACTTCCAAAAAGACAAATGTGACAGGTGATCCTTTGGTGTTCATATTCAAAGATTCTGTCCAATTAGCCTGGACCAACTTTAGGAATGTCATAATGCTCACTCATGTTGGCCAGATACTGGTTGAAGTCTTGAATTCTGTCACGGTGTGATTTATTTGCAGTCTTGGCCAACCTGTGATTATCAATTTGCTCTCTCTGTTCTATATATCGTCTCTCTGCAGGCGTCAAATATTCGTCATAACTAGCAGCCTTCCCATCCTCTCTTGATTTGTTGTCATCATTCATATCTTCCTCATCAGGATTGGTCAACTCTTCTGTACTTCCCCCTACACCAAACACCATAtcgaatgaaaaaaaaaaactcaagacAAAAGGAATgctatttgaaaagaaaacagaaggcgaaaaaaaaaaaacaaaaatagcaaTGAATTTTGTTACTGGATTAGCTCTTGCATGATGAAAGACACTGCTTGCATATAACTATGAGCAAATTAAAGAAATTGTTGTTTTAAGTATTGCAGAAGTAATGGAGGCTACTGGTGATTGCAGCAGTATATTAACCTCCAAGTGAAAACTAAACCTTCACTTCTAAGATAAACCACACAAGAAAAGTCTCTCTTGCAGACGCATATAGAGTTGATGAAATATGTAGTCTATTAGAATATAAGATTATAAAACTGTTCTCTTGTTTCCAAGTAGTACCACATGAGAAACAATTTGAATACAGGCGCACTTGCACGTGCTTAGTTACCTTTCAATGGTTTTGATGGAGTATACTTTGTCAAATATTACCATATGGCATGACAAAAAGGAACCAAAAGTAAACGTCATTGCAATATTGTTTTCCCAAAACCACATCAACTTTTGTTACTGGATTAACTCTTCCATCATGAGAAACACTGCCTCGTTTAAATTAATGACCAAACTAAAGAAATCAGTATCAATGGTCATAGTATTAACTATTTTTGTAGCAATGGAGAGTACTGATGATTGCAGAAGTATATTACACTCACAACCAGTAAATTTTAACaaaattgagaagaaaaagCAGCTTTGCAATTCTCAAGTACTAGAGAAAATCTCTGAAACACATTAAAGAGGAAAGAAGACAGTTTTAGTTAAGCTTAAAAAACTGCTaccaaacaaaaacataaaGGGTAACCTACCAGCTGCGAGCTCCTTTTCTGTGACAAGAGAAATTTGATCTTgatgtttcttatgtttctttttcttcttaatcCCAGCAGCCTTCACATCCAGAGCCTTTCCCTTAAGCTTGAGCTTCCCACCAACGACATTCTCATATGACGACATTTTCCCTGTCAATAAGAGTCACTGCAATAATCACACACTCGAAATCATCAACGGATAATAGAAAGGATGACCTTTCAAAAAAATGCAGGTAGTCACAGCGCAACTATGCCCCGGCCGAAAAACCGAAATCTATCTATGACAAAGAAGGTAAATTGATAATGATTTTGCAGGTAGCTAGTAATCTCATGTCAAACAGTTTGTTGATGAACCTACATTGAACTCAAAAAACCCTATTCCCAGGTCATTGGGTTTGCAGCAAGATTTCAACTTTACAATTTATCTGAAGCCAATTGAATAAAAAGCTTAAGCAATCATAAACCAATCTTCGAATTGATACCAAATTTCATAGGAAATCATTCAAATCCTAGATATACATAACAAAACCCCCCAAAAGAAATCACCATCCTCAGCTAGCAAAGCAGGAAAATTACCAGAAACTCAGAGcaagaaccctagaaaaatACCTCAAAGCGAAACAGATTTTCGTCCTTCAAGTTTTAACATTCCATGATCGAGATGACTCGGATCCGATTTGGGTTTAGTTCGACCCGGAAGACTGCCTTATATATAAAGCCGGGATTCCCAGTCCACCCAATTTAAAGTTACAATTCTAGCCCCCTAGATATACAGTGTAAAGCAGTAAAAGTGAACTGGCATTCTCCATACATATGCGtgtaataatatattttatcaaataaaaaataaatgaaatttttgtttttttttagaaaggTAGAAAAATTCATTCAATCAAACGGAAGGTATACTGAtgtcgctaaaagcaagcgcataatttaaccatgaaaatatcgttagtagtataagaaaatagggatcgttctatccggggattgagggtacacttgtaattgtgaaacaaataaagaaaattattatttacaaaaataaaataaagaatataaatatatacaattgtataaacaaataaagaattaaaataataaagtattatttacaaaaataaaataaagaataaatatatacaagtaaacacaaataaggggaggattaggattcttaaaattaaaattaaaataaataaaataaagaaaacgtaaaaacttatatacaagggtggatcgcaaggaacaaagatcaaaaccacatccatatgcaagaaatccaattacaattcctatagttgattttaaatgtcatgagagaggagttgatcatgtgaaatattcgaaagcaaatgatttcccatattttacttttcaatgctaattaacctaagcgaaagcacctagattaatcctatcaaacatgcaattaaGCCCTacaaagctagtcaatcatgacatgttcaacgcattagacatagagaaaggctatcaactcaagtgtacaacttagtatggaaaagtccacctaattgcaatcatctttaattaaattcggtctttgcacaaaacctttactactttgattcaagtttacacaaaacgaaaagtcgatttcatgttcttaaacctagcaccaattatatcaaaaccctaagtgtttgcaaccacataagattaaaatacaaaagttttctatcatgcaaatttaattaaacaaacccacataagcaacataaaaatcaacatatagaaatcacaactttatctcaaaacatataaacgggctttaaactttgcccttaacattatttgttaactaaaattcaagttcatatgaattcaaacaaggaaaacaaaatatcattacaaggaaaaagatagaattacaccatgaagggagtggatgatgaagagcttgagacgttgatcttgaatcttgaaagcaagacttcact is a window from the Rosa chinensis cultivar Old Blush chromosome 2, RchiOBHm-V2, whole genome shotgun sequence genome containing:
- the LOC112187286 gene encoding protein FAM32A-like isoform X2; protein product: MSSYENVVGGKLKLKGKALDVKAAGIKKKKKHKKHQDQISLVTEKELAAGGSTEELTNPDEEDMNDDNKSREDGKAASYDEYLTPAERRYIEQREQIDNHRLAKTANKSHRDRIQDFNQYLANMSEHYDIPKVGPG
- the LOC112187286 gene encoding protein FAM32A-like isoform X1, with amino-acid sequence MISYEIWYQFEGKMSSYENVVGGKLKLKGKALDVKAAGIKKKKKHKKHQDQISLVTEKELAAGGSTEELTNPDEEDMNDDNKSREDGKAASYDEYLTPAERRYIEQREQIDNHRLAKTANKSHRDRIQDFNQYLANMSEHYDIPKVGPG